Proteins encoded together in one Gemmatimonadota bacterium DH-78 window:
- a CDS encoding carbohydrate-binding domain-containing protein, giving the protein MPVLNRWALPALLLGLAACDSPTTVDEQVGDATFALTALFCEVGGVNDDPFTVADALADNAADDEDASAYAYDAASATTIVFDGAAVSVTGPGATAAGSIVTVSQPGTYLFSGVLSDGQVIVDSPDDGAVQLVLAGASIASSADSGIRVDEADLAVLILADGTINTVVDGATYPDGAEQNAAVWSDDDLWIGGTGSLEVTGNFEDGIAGKDGLVIRDATIAVTAPDEGIRGKDYLVVRSGTFDIAAGGDGLKSDEDEDAALGYVLIAGGDITVDAVGDAVSAETDLLVSGGLLVVRSGGGASVTPGDDSTKGLKAGALMVIDDGTITVDASDDGLHSDGTLVINGGVTEIATADDAVHAELTLTVNGGDLTITESYEGLEAVTGDMVFNGGTIAVTATDDGINLAGDGDDPNGVQSAGDPWDMIFNAGRITVTAGNDGIDSNGSIVMTGGCLAIDGPTPGTVPEQGAIDYNGDFEIHGGLLLAAGAAGRHAQTPGAASTQPTVAVTFSSAQAAGTLISLAGPDAGLSVAPGKTFQSLVVSAPWLSTGDALSLYRGGTVSGGADARLFDGGTLTGGTPLATFNLSSIVTAITP; this is encoded by the coding sequence ATGCCAGTTCTCAACCGCTGGGCGCTTCCCGCCCTCCTTCTGGGTCTCGCCGCCTGTGACAGTCCCACGACCGTCGATGAGCAGGTCGGCGACGCGACCTTCGCGCTCACGGCACTCTTCTGCGAGGTCGGGGGCGTCAATGACGATCCCTTCACCGTCGCCGACGCACTCGCCGACAATGCCGCCGACGACGAGGACGCGAGCGCCTACGCGTATGATGCCGCGTCGGCCACCACGATCGTCTTCGATGGCGCCGCGGTGTCGGTCACCGGGCCCGGGGCGACCGCCGCGGGAAGTATCGTGACCGTCTCTCAGCCCGGCACCTACCTGTTCAGCGGCGTGCTCTCCGATGGGCAGGTGATCGTCGATTCGCCCGATGACGGAGCGGTGCAGCTCGTGCTCGCGGGCGCCTCGATCGCGAGTTCCGCCGATTCGGGGATTCGCGTCGACGAGGCCGACCTCGCCGTACTGATCCTCGCCGATGGCACGATCAACACCGTCGTGGATGGCGCGACCTACCCGGATGGGGCCGAGCAGAACGCCGCGGTCTGGAGCGACGACGATCTGTGGATCGGGGGCACCGGCTCGCTCGAGGTGACCGGCAACTTCGAGGACGGGATCGCTGGCAAGGACGGCCTGGTCATCCGCGACGCCACGATCGCGGTCACCGCGCCCGACGAGGGCATCCGGGGCAAGGACTACCTGGTCGTGCGGAGCGGTACCTTCGACATCGCGGCCGGCGGCGACGGCCTCAAGTCCGACGAAGACGAGGACGCCGCGTTGGGCTACGTGCTCATCGCGGGCGGCGACATCACCGTGGACGCGGTGGGGGATGCGGTCTCGGCCGAGACCGACCTGCTCGTGTCCGGCGGACTCCTCGTGGTGCGCTCGGGGGGTGGGGCGAGCGTGACACCGGGTGACGACTCCACGAAGGGACTCAAGGCCGGCGCCCTCATGGTGATCGACGACGGCACCATCACCGTGGATGCGTCGGACGACGGCCTGCACTCCGACGGCACTCTCGTGATCAACGGCGGGGTGACCGAGATCGCGACGGCCGACGACGCGGTACACGCCGAGCTCACGCTCACGGTCAACGGCGGCGACCTCACCATCACGGAGAGCTATGAGGGCCTCGAGGCGGTCACGGGCGACATGGTCTTCAACGGCGGCACGATCGCGGTGACGGCCACAGACGACGGCATCAACCTGGCCGGAGACGGTGATGACCCGAACGGCGTGCAGAGCGCCGGCGACCCCTGGGACATGATCTTCAACGCGGGTCGCATCACGGTCACGGCGGGCAACGACGGCATCGACTCCAACGGGTCGATCGTGATGACCGGCGGCTGCCTCGCCATCGACGGTCCGACGCCGGGCACGGTGCCCGAGCAGGGAGCGATCGACTACAACGGTGACTTCGAGATTCACGGGGGACTCCTGCTCGCCGCCGGGGCGGCCGGCCGGCATGCCCAGACGCCCGGGGCCGCCTCCACGCAGCCCACGGTAGCGGTGACTTTCTCCTCGGCGCAGGCGGCGGGAACCCTGATCTCACTTGCGGGCCCGGATGCCGGACTGTCGGTCGCGCCGGGCAAGACCTTCCAGTCGCTCGTGGTGTCGGCGCCCTGGCTTTCGACCGGCGACGCGCTGTCCCTCTACCGAGGCGGTACCGTATCGGGTGGCGCCGACGCCCGGTTGTTCGATGGTGGCACGCTCACCGGCGGAACGCCGCTCGCCACGTTCAACCTCTCGTCGATCGTCACCGCCATCACTCCCTGA
- a CDS encoding ion transporter → MKLHRLRPPVTASKARHETFDVIFGHDTKAGRNFDLVLIVAILASVLVVMLESVASIRSEYGGILRAAEWVFTVAFTVEYVLRLWSVGRPFLYARSGLGLIDLVSILPTYLSVLLPGGQVLAVVRILRVLRVFRILRLAHYSGEASVLMNALRASRYKITVFVFAVMTIVAVVGSLMFLVEGPEGGFTSIPRGVYWAVVTLTTVGYGDIAPQSALGQALATVVMVMGYGIIAVPTGIVTAEIAFASRPSVGRRACEACSREGHDRDAEFCKWCGGALGRSGPNDAE, encoded by the coding sequence ATGAAACTCCATCGACTCCGCCCCCCGGTCACGGCCTCGAAGGCCCGCCACGAGACCTTCGACGTCATTTTCGGCCACGATACGAAGGCCGGCAGGAATTTCGACCTCGTTCTGATCGTGGCGATCCTCGCCAGTGTGCTCGTGGTGATGCTGGAGAGTGTCGCCTCGATCCGGAGTGAGTACGGGGGAATTCTCCGGGCCGCGGAATGGGTGTTCACCGTCGCGTTCACGGTCGAGTACGTGTTGCGCCTGTGGTCCGTCGGGCGCCCTTTCCTCTACGCCCGCAGCGGTCTGGGGCTCATCGACCTGGTCTCCATCCTGCCCACCTACCTGTCGGTGCTGCTGCCCGGCGGACAGGTGCTGGCCGTCGTGCGGATCCTCAGGGTGCTGCGGGTCTTCCGCATTCTCAGGCTGGCCCACTACTCCGGCGAAGCGAGCGTTCTCATGAACGCCCTGCGTGCGAGCCGCTACAAGATCACCGTCTTCGTCTTCGCGGTGATGACGATCGTGGCCGTGGTCGGGTCGCTGATGTTCCTGGTTGAGGGTCCGGAGGGGGGCTTCACGAGCATCCCGCGCGGGGTGTATTGGGCCGTCGTGACCCTCACCACGGTGGGATACGGCGACATCGCGCCGCAGAGCGCGCTGGGGCAGGCGCTCGCCACGGTCGTGATGGTCATGGGATACGGGATCATCGCCGTCCCGACCGGCATCGTGACGGCCGAGATCGCCTTCGCCAGCCGCCCCTCGGTCGGGCGCAGGGCGTGCGAGGCCTGCTCCCGCGAGGGCCACGACCGCGACGCCGAGTTCTGCAAGTGGTGCGGCGGGGCACTCGGGCGATCCGGACCGAACGACGCAGAGTGA